In one Pempheris klunzingeri isolate RE-2024b chromosome 8, fPemKlu1.hap1, whole genome shotgun sequence genomic region, the following are encoded:
- the LOC139205586 gene encoding uncharacterized protein: MDLVKNGTLHPQLRDEEALVVENAIRLAIDSIINVLYGVNSGRTHEYQRMVADRDKEIQRLECRLREIEQELKVLRRRGCSCGLFGGEHGLQGSQTSGEPQAGELSRFGSSSRDSERTAGHQECEMSISLGLFARPPSHVSSQSHESAPPSSPSRMGLDQTSTSHSSDSPGVSEAARNLPTSPSSLVIKEEPCDIDTVLIKWEMSEERFGEHQESTSSPCQDKESLEKLETRERKKFREKPHADPDGQHVAEGEHLRNRKKSVPMSELPEEAQTLKRAAWRAASRRYYARKIARQQANPLRPGPFPHITDSRYSQPISFVDRRRKTLISELPEESQTQQREAWRAASRRYYARKIARTEAAQYEHLLHSMEPSEETLAPNTGGAHGNSEGIMCS; encoded by the exons ATGGATCTGGTCAAAAACGGGACTTTGCACCCACAGCTGCGCGACGAGGAAGCTCTTGTGGTGGAAAACGCCATCCGCTTGGCCATAGACTCGATAATAAACGTGCTGTACGGGGTCAACAGTGGCCGGACTCATGAGTACCAGCGGATGGTGGCCGACAGGGACAAAGAGATCCAGCGGCTGGAGTGCAGGCTGAGGGAGATCGAGCAGGAGCTGAAGGTGCTGCGCCGGCGGGGATGCTCCTGCGGGCTGTTTGGAGGAGAGCACGGCCTCCAGGGATCACAGACCTCCGGTGAGCCACAGGCCGGAGAGCTGAGCCGCTTTGGGTCGAGCAGCAGGGACAGTGAGAGGACAGCTGGCCACCAGGAGTGTGAGATGAGCATCTCCT tGGGCCTTTTTGCGCGACCCCCCTCACACGTCTCCTCCCAAAGCCACGAGTCGGCTCCTCCATCATCCCCCAGCAGAATGGGGCTGGACCAGACCTCCACCTCCCACTCCTCAGACTCCCCGGGCGTGTCAGAGGCAGCCAGGAATCTGCCTACATCTCCCAGCAGCCTCGTCATCAAAGAGGAGCCGTGCGACATCGACACGGTCTTAATCAAGTGGGAGATGAGCGAAGAGAGGTTTGGGGAGCATCAGGAGAGCACAAGCAGCCCGTGTCAGGACAAAGAGAGCCTAG AAAAACTggagaccagagagagaaagaagttCAGGGAGAAGCCTCATGCTGACCCAGACGGACAGCACGTGGCTGAGGGAGAACACCTGAG GAACAGGAAGAAGAGCGTGCCGATGTCGGAGCTGCCGGAGGAGGCTCAGACACTGAAGAGGGCAGCCTGGAGAGCGGCTTCCAGGCGCTACTACGCCCGAAAAATAGCCCGCCAGCAGGCGAACCCCCTGCGCCCCGGCCCCTTCCCCCACATCACAGACTCCCGGTATTCACAACCCATCTCCTTTGTGGACAGAAGAAGGAAGACGCTGATATCGGAGTTGCCTGAAGAGTCTCAGACGCAGCAGAGGGAGGCGTGGAGGGCCGCGTCCAGGAGGTACTACGCTCGGAAAATCGCTCGCACCGAAGCCGCACAGTACGAACACCTGCTCCACAGCATGGAGCCGTCCGAAGAAACACTGGCACCAAACACAGGAGGAGCCCACGGCAACAGTGAAGGAATAATGTGCAGCTGA